TCGACGTCGACGACCTCGAGATCGGGCAGTTTCTCGGCGCCCTGCAGCTTCGACAGTGCGATCAGCTCGGTCACCATGTTGCCCAGCCGGGTGGCCTCCTTCTGCACGCGCTCGCCGAAGTGCCGGACGGTCTCGGGATCGTCGACGGATTCGAGCAGGGCCTCGGCGAGCAGCGCCATCGCGCCGACGGGGGTCTTCAGTTCGTGGCTGATGTTCGCGACGAAGTCGCGGCGGGTGGCCTCCATGCGGACGTGCTCGGAGTCGTCGAAGGCGTAGAGCACGACGAACCGCGGGTCGTCCTCGATCAGCGGCTGCACGGTCACGCGCACCGCCACCCGCTCACGGCCGCGCGACGACTTGCTGCCGAGATCGATCTCGAGGGGTTTGCGGGTGTCGAGCACCCGGCTCGCCGCGACCCACGCGCGGTCGTCGAGGAGCCGGTTGCGGACGAGACCGAGCTCCTCGGCGCGCGGGTTGAACAGCACGACGTCGTGGAACCGGTCGACGACGGCGATGCCGGTCGTGGTGCCGCGGACGACGTGGTCGAGGACGTCGGCCATCGTGAGGTCCGCCTCGGCACGTTCCTGCGTGCGCCGGTGCACCTTCCGGGTGACAGCGACGGCGAGGGCCGCGCCGACGAGGGCTGCAGTCACGGCCAGCAGGAGAGCCTGCGTAACACTCACACAAGGGATCGTAATGACACCGTCACCCCACCGGACGCCGGGCCCTGCCCTTTTCCCGCACGTCACGCCGCATTTTTCGGGTGTTGGATCGGCGTTAACCCGGTGTTCGCCCGCCTGTCCGGCGCGTCCTCACCGTCGGCGCTCGTACTCGGAACGGAAACGACCCCGCCGCGGTGTGCGACGGGGTCGTCTGCCGGGTGTACCCGGAGGTGCTGTCCTGCCGGGTGTACCCGGCGATGCTGTCCTGCCGGGTGTACCCGGCGATACTGCCTGCTACCGGCAGGATGTCACTTGGAACCCTGGTTGGCGACGGCGGCGGCGCCGGCCGCCGCGGCCTCCGGGTCGAGGTAGGTGCCACCCGGGTTGAGCGGGCGCAGGTTCTCGTCGAAGTCGTAGCGCAGCGGGATGCCGGTGGGGATGTTCAGGCCGGCGATGTCCTCGTCGGAGATGCCGTCGAGGTGCTTGACGAGCGCGCGCAGCGAGTTGCCGTGCGCGGTGACGAGCACGGTCTTGCCGGCGAGCAGGTCCTGGGAGATCGTCGACTCCCAGTACGGGACGAGACGCGCGACTACGTCCTTCAGGCACTCGGTGAGCGGAACCTCGTCGAGGTCGGCGTAGCGCGGGTCGCCGTCCTGGCTGTACTTCGAACCGGCCTCGATCGGCGGCGGCGGGGTGTCGTAGCTGCGACGCCACAGCATGAACTGTTCCTCACCGAACTCGTCCTTGATCTCGGACTTGTTCTTGCCCTGGAGGGCGCCGTAGTGACGCTCGTTGAGGCGCCAGTTGCGGACGACCGGGATCCAGTGCCGATCGGCGGCGTCGAGCGCGTAGTTGGCGGTGCTGATCGCGCGACGCAGCACGGAGGTGTAGAGGATGTCGGGCAGCACGTTGTGCTCCGCCAGGAGGGCACCGGCCCTCTTGCCCTCGGCGATCCCCTTGTCGGTCAGGTGCACGTCCACCCAGCCGGTGAACAGGTTCATCGCGTTCCATTCGCTCTCGCCGTGGCGGAGCAGAACAAGCGTTCCGATACTCATGACTCAATCCTGACACGCGACGATGGCGATTTCGCCACGGGCGCCCCCCATCGTGGGCTATATCTGACAACACGCGTTGCCAGGAACGCGGGAGTCGGCGGCGCGCACCACGGTTCGCCACAACCGACACACACGGGGGTTCGATGTCACACGGGGGTCCGATGTCAGACGTACGCATGTCCCGCCGCTCCGTCCTCACCGCGCTCGGCGCGCTCGGTGCCGCCGCAGCCCTTCCGCCCACGGCGGCGGCCGACCCCGCCCGTCGCGCACCGGCGGTGCATTCCGGCGGGCGGCGCGTCGCGGTGCTCGGCGGAGGGATGGCGGGACTGACCGCCGCGCACGAGCTGATCGAACGCGGCTTCGAGGTCACGGTCTTCGAACCGACCGCGCTCGGCGGCAAGGCGCGCAGCATCCCCTCTCCCGGCACCGCGGCGGGCGGCCGCCTCGACCTGCCGGGCGAGCACGGTTTCCGTTTCTTCCCGGGCTTCTACCAGCACATCCCCGACACGATGCGGCGGATCCCCTTCCCCGGCAATCCCAACGGGGTCTTCGACAATCTTGTTGCGGGGCACGGTTTCCGGATGGCGATCCCCGGTGCCCCCGATCTCACGGCACCGGCGTCCATCGCGCCGCTGCGCTTCGACGTCTACGACCCGCTGAGCCTGCAGGAGAGCCTGTCCGCGGCGTTCTCGCTCGGCGGCGCGATCCCGCCGCACGAGCTGTCGGTGTTCATGCGCAAGCTGGTCATGTTCCTCACCAGCAGCATCGAGCGCCGGAACACCGAGTGGGAGAACGAGACCTGGGCGCAGACCCTCGAGTCCGACGGCAAGTCGAAGGGGTACCGCGAGATCCTCGTGACGGCGCTGACGCGGCAACTCGTCGCGGCCCGCCCGCAGACGGTGTCGACGCGCACCACCGGCATCATGGGCCAGGCGTTCGTGTGGAACGCGATGGGCACGGTGCCGGACTACGGTCATCTCGACCGTCTGTTGTCGGCGCCGACCAACGAGGCGTGGATCGATCCCTGGGCACAGCTGCTGCGCGATCTCGGAGTGCGGTTCGAGATGGGCTGGGCGGCGGAGGCTCTGGAGATCTCCGGCGGATGCATCACCGGAGCGCGGATGGTGGACCGGTCGGGCAACCGCCGCCGGGCCGAGGCCGACTGGTTCGTCGCGGCGATGCCGGCCGAGCGCGCGGTCGGCCTGTGGTCACCGGAGGTGCTCGCACTCGATCCGCACCTCGAGGCGATGAACGCCCTGCAGACCGACTGGATGGTCGGCATCCAGTACTTCCTGCGCCGGCCCACCCCCATCGCACCGGGACACGTGGCCTATCTCGGGTCACCCTGGGCGCTCACGTCGATCAGCCAGGCCCAGTTCTGGCGCAGCGACTTCGCGCAGCGTTACGGCGACGGGTCGGCGCAGGACTGCCTGTCGGTGGACATCTCCGACTGGGACACCCCCGGCATCCTCTACGGCAAGACCGCCAAGGAGTGCACGGCCGAGGAGATCGCCCGCGAGGTCTGGGCGCAGATGGACGCCTGCCTCGAGGACGGCTCCGGATCGATCGACGAGAACGACATCGTCTCGTGGTTCCTCGATCCCGGAATCCATTGGGGTGCCAGCGGAATCGTCAACGACACCCCGTTGCTCATCAACACTGCCGGGTCGCTGACGAACCGGCCGGAGGCACACACCGCGATCCCCAATCTGTTCCTCGCCGGCGACTACGTCCGCACCGACATCGATCTCGCGACGATGGAGGGGGCCAACGAATCGGCGCGCGCCGCGGTGGGGGCACTGCTGCAGACGGCCGGTTCACCCGCGACCCCCCCGGCGCTGTACAGACTGTACGAGCCGCCGGAGCTGGAACCGTTGCGGCGCATCGACGCCGACCGGCACCGGGCGGGCCTGCCACACCTGCTCGCGTGAAACGAGCGGGGTGCGCGGCCCCGGGCGGGAGCCGCGCACCCCGTCGGATCAGGCGTGAAGGGCCCGCAGATCCTTGCGGAGGATCTTGCCCGCGGCGGATTTCGGCACCGTGTCGATGAACTCGACCTGCCGCACCTTCTTGTGCGGCGCGACCCGCTCGGCGACGAAGGCGATCACCTCGTCCTCGGTGAGGGCCGAATCCTGCTGGCGCACCACGAAGGCCTTCGGGACCTCCTCGCCCTCGTCGTCGCGGACCCCGATGACGGCGGCATCGGCGATCTGCGGGTGGGTGAGGAGCAGGGCCTCGAGTTCGGCGGGCGGCACCTGGTAGCCCTTGTACTTGATGAGTTCCTTGAGCCGGTCGACGATCCGGACCGCCCCCTTGCCGTCGACGGTGGCGATGTCGCCGGTGTGGAGGAAACCGTCCTCGTCGAGGGTGTCGGCGGTGGCCTCGGGATTGTTCAGGTAGCCGGCCATGACGTTCGGTCCCTTGCACCACAGTTCGCCGGGTGCGGAGACCCCTTCGCCGGTCGGGTACTCGACCTCCTCACCGGTGGCGGGGTCGACGATCCTGCATTCCATATTGGCGATGGTCGGGCCGACCGAGTCGAGTTCGGTCTCGTCGTCGTCGAACGGGATCGCATGGGACACAGGCGACATCTCGGACATGCCGTATCCCTGGCGGACCCGGCAGCCGAGCCGCTTCGCGACGGCACCGGCGAGTTCCTTGTCGAGCGGGGCGGCGCCGGAGAAGACGGTGTGCACGCTCGACAGGTCGTACCGGTCGACGAGGGGGTGCTTGGCGAGCGCGACCGCGACGGGCGGGGCGATGAACACGTACGTGCACTTGTGCCCGGAGATGTTCGTGAGGAAGTCGACGAGGTCGAACCGCGGCATCGTCACCAGCGCAGCCCGGTTGTACAGGGCGGCGTTGAGCAGCACCGTCATGCCGTAGATGTGGAAGAAGGGCAGCACGGCGAGGACGCGGTCGTCGGCGGCGATGCCCATCCGCGGGGTGATCTGGCAGACGTTGGCGACGAGGTTGCGGTGCGTGAGCATGACGCCCTTGGGCCGGCCGGTGGTGCCGGAGGAATAGGGCAGCACCGCGAGGTGGGTCGCGGGGTCGAAGTCGACCTCCGGGGCCGGAGCGTCCTCGGTGAGCAGGTCCCGCAGCGAGGGGTGTCCCTCGGCGCCGTCGAGCACCACGATCAGCTCGTCGGGGATGCCGACGGTCTCGGCGGCCTTCTTGGCCTGCGGGAGCAGCGGGGAGACCGTGAACAGTGCGCTCGCGCCGGAGTCCTCGAGCTGCTTGACGATCTCGTCCGCGGTGTAGAGGGCGTTGATCGTGGTGGCGGTGGCCCCGGAGCGGAGGATGCCGTGGAAGACCGAGGCGAAGGCGGGCACGTTCGGGGACAGCAGGCCGACGACCTGGCCGACTCCGATGCCCCGGGCCGCGAGTGCACCGGCCACCGCGTCGATGTGGGCGATGAGGGTGCGATAGTCGGTCACCGTCCCGGACGCGCCGTCGACGAGCGCGGGGCGGTCGAGGTCGGCCTCATCGATGGAGCCGAACAGGAAGTCGTGGACACTCGATGCCGGGATCTCGACGTCGGGAAACGGGCTGCGGAAACTCATGGTTCTCCTCCGAGTGCTGATCACCGGCACGCCGTGCCGGACGGGTCGGGGTCACGCTACCGCACGGATGTGAACCCCGTCACAGATGTGCCGTGACCATACCCGACCACCCCTGGGACGCGGACGGGCCCCGCATGCGGATTCGCACGCGGGGCCCGGACCGGAGGTTCCGATCAGAGGTACTGACCGCAGACCGGCCACGCACCGACGCCCTGGCCGGCGAGGACGTTCTCGGCGACGCGGATCTGCTCCTCGCGCGAGGCGTTGCTCGCGAGGCCGCTGCCGCCGTAGGCCTCCCAGGTGCTCTGCGAGAACTGCAGACCGCCGTAGTAGCCGTTGCCGGTGTTGATGGACCAGTTGCCACCACTCTCGCACTGCGCCACGGCATCCCAGTTACCGGAGGCCGCATTGGCGGTGCCGGCCCCGAGGACGAACGGGGTCGCGACGAGGGCCGTGGAGGCGGCGACGGTGCCGAGGGCGCGCTTGATCGTGAACTTAGCCATGTGAATTGATTCCTTTCCGGCTGCTTGCGAGTGCACTCGACCGGATGTGGTTCCGCCGCTTTCGGATACGGCGGGGCCCGCGTGGGATGCGGTGGTCGGTGCCTGCGACTCGGATGCGGTGGAACCGCGGAGGATCCGATCGCTTTCGCTCCACCCCTCGGTAGGTTGTGTTTTCCGGAATCCCGCGGGGGTGGAACCAGCTGGCTGCGGGGCCGGGGTCTATCGCCCGTCGTTTTCGGGCCTGCAACCAAGGTAAGGGTTCATCACGGCCAGGTCACGGGTCGATTTTTCGGTACGGACGTGCAGAAAAGCCCAGGTCGGAGCGGCATCATGCCTGGTGATTAAGGGGAAACTCCGCGTTCCGCGCCCCCTTGGCGACCCCACGATTTGTGACGACGATCACTGAAACGCCCCGCGCAGACCTCGCGAATCGGTCATCGGCCACGGCCGGGTAACGGTGACGGAGGTGTCGTTACCCGTTCGATTCACGCGGTTCCGCGTCCTCGTCGTCGGCGAGTTCGGGCACGAACGGGGTGCCCGTCTCCTCCTCGATGAGGTGCCGGAAGGGCTCGAGATTGCGCAGCGGCTCGCCCCGCGAGACCCGCCACTCCCATTCGCGCTTGATCGACGTGAGGAAGCCGAGCCCCAGGATGATGTTGAAGTCGTAGTCAGCGGCCTCGAGGACCTGGCCGAGGACGGCGTCGAGTTCCTCGGGGGTCACGGCGTGCGCGGCGATCCGCCCCACGAGGTAGATGTCGCCGATCCGGTCCAGGGTGTAGGCCACGCCGTAGAGGCGGCGGTTGCGGCGCAGGAGGTACTTGTAGACCCCCTCGAAGTTCTCGTCGGGTTTGCGGCAGACGAACGCCTCGACCCGGACGCCGTGCTGCCCGACCGTCAGCAACGTGGTGGTCTTGAGCTTCTTCTCGCCGGGGAGTTCGACGACGAAGTGACCGCCCTCCTTCACGGAGAACTCGAGCTCACGATCGCGCAGCGTCGCGTCGATCAGTTCGGCGATCCGGTCGCTCATGCCGTGACTCCCCTCGTCCGTCGCAACTTCCACACTCCGCGCTGCCGCCGCAGCGAATGCTCCCCGGTGCCGAACGCGCGGTTGCGCCGCATCCCGGCCCGCCGGTAGCTGTCGAGCAGTCCCTCCGCGGTCCGTTCCCACGAGAACGCCTCGGCATGCTTCGGAGCGATCTCCGCGAGCCGCGCGAGCCGGTCGCGGTCGCTCACCAGGGAACGCAGCGCCGCGGCCCAGTCGTCGATCCGGTGCCCGTCGACGAGCATCCCCGTCTCCCCGTCGCGCACCGCCACGCCGAGCCCGCCGACGTTCGCGGCGAGGACGGGGGTGCCGCAGGCCTGCGCCTCGATCGCCACGAGACCGAAGGACTCCGAGTAACTCGGCACCGCCACCAGGTCGGCGGCCCGGTAGACCTGCACCAGGCGGTCCGCCGGCTGGGGCGGCAGGAAGGTCACCCGCGACGCGATGCCCAGCGCGGACGCCAGCTCGATGAGCGCGTCGGGCCGTTCGAGACCGGTGCCGGAGGGGCCACCGACGATCAGCACCCGCAACGGCAGGTCGGGGGCGTCGGCCAGGGCGCGGGCGGCCGCCTCGAGCAGTACGTCCGGGGCCTTGAGCGGCTGGATCCGGCCGACGAAGGCGACGATCGTCTCCCGCGGGTCGAGGCCGAGCGCGGCGCGCGCCGCGTCGCGGTCGCCGGGCCGGTAGCGGGTCAGGTCGGCGCCGGGTGCGACGACGTCGATCCGGCCCGGATCGGCGCCGTAGATCTGCTCGAGCTGCCGGGCCTCGTCGGCGGTGTTGGCGATCATCCGGTCGGATTCGGCGACCACCTGCTGTTCCCCGATCTGCCGGGCGGCCGGTTCGGGGGTGTCGCCCTCGGCGAGCGAAGCGTTCTTCACCGCGGCCAGGGTGTGCGCGGTGTGCACGAGCGGCACCCCCCAGCGGTCGCGGGCCAGCCATCCGACCTGCCCCGACAGCCAGTAGTGCGAGTGCACGAGGTCGTAGTAGCCCTGCGGGTGCCGCGCCTCCTCGCGCAGGACACCGGCGGCGAAGGCGCACAGCTGGGTGGGCAGGTCGTGCTTGTCGAGTCCCTCGAAGGGACCGGCCTCGATGTTGCGGACGAGCACACCGGGCGCGGCCTGCTGCACGGCGGGATCGGCCGACGAGGTGGCCCGGGTGAAGATCTCGACCTCCACGCCGCGCCGCGCGAGTTCGATCGCGGTCTGCAGTACGTAGACGTTCATGCCACCGGCATCCCCGGTTCCGGGCTGCGCCAGCGGTGAGGTGTGGACCGAGATGACGGCCACGCGGTGCGGGCGGCTGGGCTGAGACGTCACCCCTCCATACTGCCCTGCTCGTGATCTTCCCGTGTCGCCGCCTCCGCGGTAGCCCGCCGGGCGAACTCTCCGACCTCCGCCACGAATCGGTCGGGGTCCTCGACGAACGGCCCGTGATCGACACCCTCCCAGACGGAGGTGGTGGCCCGACGCAGCAGCGACGCCGCGTGGTGCGCGACGGAGACGTCGACGACGGAGTCGACGTCGCCGTGCAGGAGCAGCACCGGCACGTCCAGCTCGGCGAGCAGCTCGTCGTTGCCCACCGCCCGGTCGAACAGCGCGGCCCGCACTCGCGGCGGGGTGGACAGGCTCACTCCGAACAGGGCCTGCGACACCGCGCCCTTCCCCTCGACGGGGCCGGTGAGGGCGTGGCCGAACGAACCGAGGGCCTTCACCGCCTCGCGCGGGTCCTCCGACATCGCGGCGGGGATCGCGGCGCGCA
This region of Rhodococcus sp. Z13 genomic DNA includes:
- a CDS encoding sensor histidine kinase — its product is MHRRTQERAEADLTMADVLDHVVRGTTTGIAVVDRFHDVVLFNPRAEELGLVRNRLLDDRAWVAASRVLDTRKPLEIDLGSKSSRGRERVAVRVTVQPLIEDDPRFVVLYAFDDSEHVRMEATRRDFVANISHELKTPVGAMALLAEALLESVDDPETVRHFGERVQKEATRLGNMVTELIALSKLQGAEKLPDLEVVDVDTVIAEALERTRLTAENADITITTDAPSGHEVRGDRTLLVTALTNLVENAIAYSPAGSPVTISRALRDDKVAIAVTDRGIGIEKEHQERVFERFFRVDKARSRATGGTGLGLAIVKHVAANHNGEIKLWSKPGTGSTFTLLIPAHVEDEALPHAGRIAGS
- a CDS encoding phosphoglyceromutase, whose product is MSIGTLVLLRHGESEWNAMNLFTGWVDVHLTDKGIAEGKRAGALLAEHNVLPDILYTSVLRRAISTANYALDAADRHWIPVVRNWRLNERHYGALQGKNKSEIKDEFGEEQFMLWRRSYDTPPPPIEAGSKYSQDGDPRYADLDEVPLTECLKDVVARLVPYWESTISQDLLAGKTVLVTAHGNSLRALVKHLDGISDEDIAGLNIPTGIPLRYDFDENLRPLNPGGTYLDPEAAAAGAAAVANQGSK
- a CDS encoding FAD-dependent oxidoreductase; amino-acid sequence: MSDVRMSRRSVLTALGALGAAAALPPTAAADPARRAPAVHSGGRRVAVLGGGMAGLTAAHELIERGFEVTVFEPTALGGKARSIPSPGTAAGGRLDLPGEHGFRFFPGFYQHIPDTMRRIPFPGNPNGVFDNLVAGHGFRMAIPGAPDLTAPASIAPLRFDVYDPLSLQESLSAAFSLGGAIPPHELSVFMRKLVMFLTSSIERRNTEWENETWAQTLESDGKSKGYREILVTALTRQLVAARPQTVSTRTTGIMGQAFVWNAMGTVPDYGHLDRLLSAPTNEAWIDPWAQLLRDLGVRFEMGWAAEALEISGGCITGARMVDRSGNRRRAEADWFVAAMPAERAVGLWSPEVLALDPHLEAMNALQTDWMVGIQYFLRRPTPIAPGHVAYLGSPWALTSISQAQFWRSDFAQRYGDGSAQDCLSVDISDWDTPGILYGKTAKECTAEEIAREVWAQMDACLEDGSGSIDENDIVSWFLDPGIHWGASGIVNDTPLLINTAGSLTNRPEAHTAIPNLFLAGDYVRTDIDLATMEGANESARAAVGALLQTAGSPATPPALYRLYEPPELEPLRRIDADRHRAGLPHLLA
- a CDS encoding 4-coumarate--CoA ligase family protein, which codes for MSFRSPFPDVEIPASSVHDFLFGSIDEADLDRPALVDGASGTVTDYRTLIAHIDAVAGALAARGIGVGQVVGLLSPNVPAFASVFHGILRSGATATTINALYTADEIVKQLEDSGASALFTVSPLLPQAKKAAETVGIPDELIVVLDGAEGHPSLRDLLTEDAPAPEVDFDPATHLAVLPYSSGTTGRPKGVMLTHRNLVANVCQITPRMGIAADDRVLAVLPFFHIYGMTVLLNAALYNRAALVTMPRFDLVDFLTNISGHKCTYVFIAPPVAVALAKHPLVDRYDLSSVHTVFSGAAPLDKELAGAVAKRLGCRVRQGYGMSEMSPVSHAIPFDDDETELDSVGPTIANMECRIVDPATGEEVEYPTGEGVSAPGELWCKGPNVMAGYLNNPEATADTLDEDGFLHTGDIATVDGKGAVRIVDRLKELIKYKGYQVPPAELEALLLTHPQIADAAVIGVRDDEGEEVPKAFVVRQQDSALTEDEVIAFVAERVAPHKKVRQVEFIDTVPKSAAGKILRKDLRALHA
- a CDS encoding transglycosylase family protein — its product is MAKFTIKRALGTVAASTALVATPFVLGAGTANAASGNWDAVAQCESGGNWSINTGNGYYGGLQFSQSTWEAYGGSGLASNASREEQIRVAENVLAGQGVGAWPVCGQYL
- a CDS encoding YbjN domain-containing protein → MSDRIAELIDATLRDRELEFSVKEGGHFVVELPGEKKLKTTTLLTVGQHGVRVEAFVCRKPDENFEGVYKYLLRRNRRLYGVAYTLDRIGDIYLVGRIAAHAVTPEELDAVLGQVLEAADYDFNIILGLGFLTSIKREWEWRVSRGEPLRNLEPFRHLIEEETGTPFVPELADDEDAEPRESNG
- the mshA gene encoding D-inositol-3-phosphate glycosyltransferase; the protein is MTSQPSRPHRVAVISVHTSPLAQPGTGDAGGMNVYVLQTAIELARRGVEVEIFTRATSSADPAVQQAAPGVLVRNIEAGPFEGLDKHDLPTQLCAFAAGVLREEARHPQGYYDLVHSHYWLSGQVGWLARDRWGVPLVHTAHTLAAVKNASLAEGDTPEPAARQIGEQQVVAESDRMIANTADEARQLEQIYGADPGRIDVVAPGADLTRYRPGDRDAARAALGLDPRETIVAFVGRIQPLKAPDVLLEAAARALADAPDLPLRVLIVGGPSGTGLERPDALIELASALGIASRVTFLPPQPADRLVQVYRAADLVAVPSYSESFGLVAIEAQACGTPVLAANVGGLGVAVRDGETGMLVDGHRIDDWAAALRSLVSDRDRLARLAEIAPKHAEAFSWERTAEGLLDSYRRAGMRRNRAFGTGEHSLRRQRGVWKLRRTRGVTA
- a CDS encoding alpha/beta fold hydrolase; this translates as MAVREVTGTDGTSLVHRTFGSETAPVLVLIHGWAQSSRCWGDDVLDALARDFRVVAVDLRGHGYSQAPETGYDDRALWAGDIAAVLAAENVSASNPAVLLGWSYGGLVICDYLAEYGSDAVAGLVLVGAITSIGRGEKGGRVGPAMRAAIPAAMSEDPREAVKALGSFGHALTGPVEGKGAVSQALFGVSLSTPPRVRAALFDRAVGNDELLAELDVPVLLLHGDVDSVVDVSVAHHAASLLRRATTSVWEGVDHGPFVEDPDRFVAEVGEFARRATAEAATREDHEQGSMEG